Genomic window (Rossellomorea aquimaris):
ACGGTGTAATATGCCCGTTCATTGTACAAAACAAGGCACGAAGAAATCGCGCCTTGTTTGCTATTTTTATTATGCTACAGTTTTGCTGTTTTCAACAAGGAATTCTACTGCTTTACGTACTTTAAGGTCAGCTTTAAGAGTGTCAAGGCCGCCTAGAGCTTGTTTGATGTTGTCAGCAGACATGTTGTATTGTTCAGCCATTTTGTTAACTTCTTCTTCTGCTTCTTCGTCAGTTACTTCAAGATTTTCAGCTGCAGCGATTGCTTCAAGTGTTAGATTTGTGCGAACGCGTTTACCAGCATCTTCTGTCATTTGACTGCGAAGATCTTCTTCTGATTGACCAGAGAATTGGAAGTATAGGTCAAGGTTCATACCTTGCATTTGTAGACGTTGTTCGAATTCCTGCATCATGCGGTCTACTTCAGCCTTCACCATTACTTCTGGAATTTCAACTTCAGCATTGTCAGAAGCTTTATTTACAAGTGTTTCACGAACGGCTGTTTCAGCTTCGTTCTTTTTAGACTCTTGAAGACGTTTTTCGATCTTTTCTTTAAGTTCAGCAAGCGTTTCAACTTCTTCGTCAGCGTCTTTAGCGAACTCGTCATCTAATGCTGGAAGTTCTTTCGCTTTGATTTCGTGAACTTTCACTTTGAATGTAGCAGGTTTACCAGCAAGTTCAGCTGCATGGTATTCTTCAGGGAAGTTAACTTCTACTTCTTTCTCTTCACCAGATGCAACACCGATTAATTGCTCTTCGAAACCTGGGATGAATTGACCTGAACCTAATTCAAGAGAGTAGTTCTCAGCTTGGCCGCCTTCGAATGCTTCACCGTCAACGAATCCTTCGAAATCCATTGTTACAGTGTCGCCTTCTTCAGCTTTTCCTTCTTCTTTTACAGCTAGCTCAGCTTGTTTTTCTTGAAGTGAAGTAAGTTCAGCTTCTACATCTTCAGCTGTTACTTCTGTTTCCATTTTCTCTACTTCAAGACCTTTGTATTCTCCAAGCTTCACTTCTGGTTTCACTTGTACTTTAGCAGTGAAGATAAGCTCTTTGCCTTTTTCCATTTGCTCAACATCGATTTCCGGACGGTCGATTGGATCGATTCCAGTTTCTTCGATTGCTTTCGCATACGCTTCAGGTAAGATGAAATCTAAAGCGTCTTGGTAAAGTGATTCAACACCAAAACGTTTTTCGAACATTCCACGAGGCATTTTCCCTTTACGGAATCCTGGTACGTTAACTTGTTTTACAACTTTTTTGAATGCTGCATCCAAACCTTCGTTTACTTTTGCAGCTTCAACTTCAATTGTAAGTACTCCTTGGTTTCCTTCTTGCTTTTCCCATTTTGCAGACATACTGTTCCCTCCAACAATCTATAATTGATCTTGTATTTTTACGCATAGTAGTAGATAGTCCCGTATGAATCTAGCACTATCATCGTAAATATATGAAAAACTTTTACATTACAACCATTACATTATAACATACAGCCACTGTCTTTCAACAGAGAGCATTTAAATATTAGGAGAGGAAATTTCCTCTAGTTCCTTAAGTCTTGTTAGAATCCACTGAGATTGTGTGTTTTCAACCTGGTCTTTTAACTCTTCTTCAAGGATTGCATCGGCAAACATCCCTGCCGTGTAGTATGCATACACCGAAGCGATTGCTTTCGGTTCCTCCTCTAGTGTAAAAGGATAGAGAAGGAAGGTATGCCTTTTCAGTAATTCTTGAGCGTGCTGAAATAGCGTAGGGTTCGTTTGGGCCAGAAGATCGTCCAATGAGTCTGTGACCATCTTAAAGAAATCAGACTCGAACACATCTGCCAAAGCAGCAGGAGACACCTGCTCCTCCACCCCGAACTTCGCTACCTCTACTTCTTTATCCATTCCATGTTCCCTTAAAACATTTAAAATCATCGTTTGCAGAAATGGATGGGCGCCTGAATCCTTTAAAACCGCTTGCAACTCCCCGATGAACGGTTGAATGTTACGTTGAACCAGCTGTGCCACAATCAACGTCTGTTCCTCCAAGCTCTTCCCGGATAAGATCGACGATTGATCCTCTTCTGATGCTTCTTCTTCAGGAATTGACGCTTTTCCGTTCACTACTTTTTCACTGAATTGGAGAAGCTTCTTGAAATGTTCCTCCTTTTCAAAGGGCACTTCTTTTTCATCAAACAGGGCATTGATCGTGTCGACCACTTCCCTGTGCTGATGAAGCTGGATGAGAATCATCAAATACATATCAACGACTTCAAAGTAGTCCCCGATCCCTTCAAGGAGCATCTCTTTACATATGTATCTGGCTTTATCGTACTGCTTGCTTTCATAAAGAGATAGTACGAGTGCAGTATTAATATCGGGATTATCAGGTTCTAATTCATAAGCTTGCGTGAGCAACTGAGAGGATTCATGAACCTCTCCTTTCTCAAGTGCCTGAACACCCTTTTCCAGCAAACGATCCTTCAATCCTGGAAACTGGACAATTTTTCCTTTTCCTTCATGGTTTCCCTTAGTCATAAAACGTACCTGCCTATACTTTTTAGTTGCCTTTAGTTTAGCACGATATCTTTTGGATAACAAAAAAAGCCTACCCTTTATAGGTAAGCTTTGTGTATGTAGGATTTATGGCGTCCCAGGAGAGATTCGAACTCCCGACCGACGGCTTAGAAGGCCGTTGCTCTATCCTGCTGAGCTACTGGGACGTGATTTGTTTTTTAAGGACAATATTTATTATATTCACATAGCATCAATAAGTCAACAGATTTTCAAAAAAAGTTTTATTTAATTTTCCGGGATCGTTTTTTCTATCTGGAATAAAGGGAGAGAACCCGCCGTGACAGGTTCTCACAATGATTTTACAATTGAAAGGATTGAGTCAATTCGTCCAGAACTACATGATCATGAGTTAAGTATGTCACCTTTATGTCCTGGTCATTTGAATCTACTAATGCGTAGGTTCGTTCTTTCCTGCCTCTTGGCAAAAGAATGCTTCCCGGATTCAAGAACAATGTGCCATTTATCAATTCTGCACCAAGTGTGTGTGAATGGCCAAAGAAAACAAATTGCGCTCCAACTTCTTCAGCTTTATAACGCAGCTTCATCAGTGACATTTTAATTCCATACAGATGACCGTGCGTCACCATGATTGAACTGCCCTCTACCTTTTCAATAAGGTCGTCGGGTAGCCTGGCATCCATATCACAGTTTCCCCCCACAACAAGGTAGGGGGATAATGCGGGATCATCTGCACTTAATTCAGAATCTCCGCAGTGTACCATGGCATCTACGGTAGAATGATATTTCTCCGATAGCTCTAATAGCTCTTCTTTTGAACCGTGACTATCACTTACAACCAATAGTTTCATTCCGCTCACCCTTTAAATAAAGTCTGAGATTATGTTTTTAAGTTTTTTTAATGCATTTCCACGATGGCTGATTTGACTCTTCTCTTCTTGAGTTAGTTCAGCCAAGGATTTTCCAAGAGCAGGAACGTAGAAGATCGGATCGTAGCCAAACCCATTTGTCCCTCTCTTTTCTTGCAGAATCATACCTTCGCATGTTCCTGTAACGGTGCTTGTTTCCCTATTTGGCCCGGCAATCGCTAAAACACAGTGAAAACGTGCGGTCCGGTCGGATTCTTCAACAGATGCAAGTTCACTTAATACCTTATCCATATTCGCCTCGTCACTCTTTTCTTCACCGACATAGCGTGCAGAATACACTCCCGGGCGACCTTCCAGGGCATCGATGGCCAAACCTGAATCATCTGCTATCACCAATACCCCTAATTCCCGAGCAACCGTCTCGGCCTTCAATATGGCATTTTCCTCAAATGTTTCACCGGTTTCTTCAACATCCTCAATGTGAGGAAGGTCTAGTAATGTTTGTACCTCATACCCGTATGGAGCAAACATATGTTGAAACTCTTTTGCTTTTCCCCTGTTTTTCGTGGCTATGATCACTCGTTTTGTCATTTACAGTCTCATCCCTTTATTGAAATCTTTTTACTATTTCCCCTAATGATTGCTGTTGAATTTGGAATAGCTCGTGGATTCCTTCTTGTCCAAGTTTTAACAGTTGCTTCAATTGGTCCATCGTAAAGGTTGCTTCTTCCCCTGTTCCCTGCAGCTCTACAAATTCGCCTTCACCCGTCATGATGATGTTCATATCCACCAAAGCGCTGCTATCTTCAATATAATTCAAATCAAGAACCGCCCCGTGCTCTTCAACAATCCCCACACTTGTGGCTGCCAAGAAACTTTTCAGTGGAAAAGAAGATATTTTTTTGCTGTCTTGAAGCTTAGCCACTGCCATTGCCGTGGCAACGAAAGCTCCCGTGATCGAAGCCGTTCTTGTCCCGCCGTCTGCTTGAATGACATCACAATCGATCCAGATTGTACGTTCTCCTAACGCGTCCAAATCGACAACAGATCTTAACGCTCTTCCAATAAGACGTTGAATTTCCATTGTTCTTCCTGAAACCTTCCCTTTAGAAGATTCACGAATGTTTCTTGTTTCCGTTGCTCTTGGCAGCATGGAATATTCAGCCGTGATCCACCCTTTACCACTGTTTCTCATAAAAGGAGGCACTCGTTCTTCGATGCTGGCATTACAAATGACCTTCGTTTCTCCAACCGTTATTAGGACGGAGCCTTCAGGATGCTTCACATAATCTGTCTCGATCTCAATATTCCGCAATTGATTCTTTTCTCTACCATCTGTTCTCATATCATTACCTCCTGTATTTTCTTACGTTATGTAAAATCGGTCTAATCAAAAATAGAAGAGGCGGCATTATGCCAACCTCTTTTCAGGTACTTCTATAATAGTATATCAAAAAATAGTTATTTAAAAACTAATTGAATTCACATTTTCTGGTCTTGTCACTGGTTCGGTGATGGTTTCGCCGTCTTTAGACACTACCGTTGCTTCACCATTCACTAAAACAGAGACTCCTTTAATTCCTTTTTGTTCTGTCAAAGAAAGAACGAGAGAATTTAACATATGTTCAGACACCATTTTTTCTTCAAGGCTTCCATAGACCGCTTCGTTAAAGTTCAATGTAACAGTTCCGTCTTCAAGCTTCGGATCGTCTAATAGTTTGGCACCTGTAAAATCACTTGCAAGTGCAGAGGAATATCCCGGCCCATCAATCAACTCTTTCACAACTGCAGTGACTTCATCCACTGAATTTGAGCTGACGCGTTTGGTAACAGGAACGTAATACGTTTTATCATCCGTTTGAGACACATAATACACCGTTAATGGTTTCGTGCTCGTAGGATCCACCACACCGGAAGTATCCACGTTAATACCGACTTTTCTCGTTAATCCTTTTTCATCAATCGGTGTTCCGTTAACAGGCATTTCAGTCAGTGGATATCCGTTCACACGAAGCTCTACTTTTTCAACTGAATCAAATTGAGTAAGCGTCCACGTGACGGATTGTAGAATTTTCTGCTCATCTTCAGGCTGGTAGTTATTGAACTCCGGAGAGAAATCGGCAATGGCCGTTCCGTCTTTAATATCGACCGTCACTTGCGTATCCGCCGGAAGCACGGCTCTAAAACCATTCGGCAGCACATTTTGAACCGGTCCATTTACGACCAGGTACTCAAGAGCTTGTTTAGCCACACTTTCTTCGCCAGGAAGCGGCAGTGACTGTGAGACAACATACCCATTTTTATCGATAAGATAAAGCTCTGTCATGACCGTTTCAGCATTTGCTTCTTCCTTGCTCACTTCTTTTTCTGCGTCTTCTCCTTTAGCCGTATCCACTTTCTCCCCTTCTTTTAAGTAGGATAGGTCTTGAGGAGGATCGATTTTCTCTTTATTATCACCGAAACTAAGTAATCCACAACCTGAAAGATATACAGAAGAAGCTAAAACCGTTACAGCAATTGACACCTTTGCTTTTTTTGCCATTGGGAAACCTCCTAAAAGACAGTTTGTACTAACATGTATACGAGCCCGTTCAATAAAATAGACCGAAACTTTTTAAAATAAAAAACCATCCGATCACAAGATACTAATCCTGTAATCGAATGGTTTCTGCTTTCACTTCTCCAACTGTCAGCCAATCGGAGGCAATGCGTGAAAAGATGGCCGAGGACCCGGTGTTGAAAAAGCGGTGTTCAGGCTTTTGTACTCCCCTGTACAGGAGATTATAATAATCAAGAATCGTACTTACTTCCCGTGCCGTCTCATCTCCAGAGCTTATCACACTGATCTCAGGGCCCATGTAGGCTTTGATCTTAGGCTGTAACAGCGGGTAGTGTGTGCACCCCAGAATCAGTGTATCAATATCCGTATCTTTAATAGGGCGGAGAGTCTCTTCTACTATTTCATCCGCCATGGAGCTATTGTATTCTCCACTCTCTACTAAAGGGACAAATTTCGGGCAGGCGAGTGACGTGACATCCAAGCTACCGTGCAGGGAGTGGAGCGCCTCTACATAGGCCCCGCTATTAATCGTGCCCACTGTTCCAAGAACACCGATTCTCTTATTATGAGTATGCTTGATCGCCGCTCTGGCCCCAGGGTGAATGACGCCTATAACCGGGATGTCCAAATGGGTTTGGATTTCATCCAGCACAACCGCAGTGGCGGTATTACATGCGATGATCAGCATCTTCATATCATATTGCATTAGATATTGGGTCATTTCCCATGTGAATGTTTTCACTTCTTGAGCTGTTCTGGGTCCGTAGGGACAACGGGCTGTGTCTCCAAGATAGTAAATGGTCTCTTTCGGTAACTGACGCATCACTTCCCTGGCAACGGTAAGCCCCCCAACCCCAGAATCAATGATGCCAATTGGTTGAATCACGTTATTCCCTCATTCTGGTTTCATTTCTTGATGAAGCTTTGCTAAATTATCTTTTAATAGTAACACTTCTTGTTCGGAGAAATCCGTCAGGACACTCTGTAAATAATTTTGCCTTTTATTGATGACTTCTTCAATAATTCTTTCGCCCTCTTTTAGCATATGGATCCTGACGACCCTGCGATCATTTTCATCCTTCACGCGTTCCACCAACTGATTTTTCTCCATTCTATCCACGAGATCGGTTGTGGTACTGCAGGCAAGGTACATTTTATTCGAAAGATCACCAATGGTCATATCACCGTATTCAAATAACCACTGCAGTGCGATGAATTGCGGCGGAGTGATGGTGTACTGACTTAATATTTCCCTTCCTTTTTGCTTAATGATCGATGATATGTAGCGCAAGTCTTTTTCTATATCTGCAACAACTTGTAATTCTCCAATGATTTCTTTAGAATTCGTCATGATTACTCTCCTTTTAAAATCAGAAACCGGATATGTACTCCTTATTGAAAACGGGAATCGATCACATAAGATTCCTGTTTTAGCTTCTATTATATAATGGGACCTAAGTGACCTTTCTTTCAGCCTAGACTTCCCCTACTAGCATTTTCGCTCTTTTTTTGTAAAAATTCAAGCCAAGTTCGCAAATGGTCCAGAACTAAAAGAGACTGACTCTCATTCAAACATTAATAGGTATCCGCGGAAGACCCGTTAATTGTTTGCCATTAGAATCAGTCCCTTACATTTAAAGCTTGAGTTCCCCCATGCGAAGAAGCTCTACAACAGCTTGAGATCGCCCCTTCACTCCAAGCTTTTGCATGGCGTTGGAAATATGATTCCGAACTGTTTTCTCGCTAATAAATAGATCACTAGCAATTTCTTTAGTTGTTTTGTCTTGAACTAACAGTTCGAATACTTCTTTTTCTCTTTTGGTGAGCAACGGTTTGTGTGTAAAATCATTGTCCTTCAATTATGGTAACCCTCCTTGCCTTCGCCAGCTTTAAACCGCGGGGATGGGTATTGTTGGTCGTCAGAATATCATATGTGAAGGGAGGGTTTAGAGTGACATAGAGGAGGAAGTTAAATGAAAAATGGGCAAGGTTTTTATAACACACTACAATGGGCTAAGAAACCGCCATTTTGCAGTCAAGCTTCGCCTTCATTTCTTCCGTCCATGGGACACCTTTTCCAGTCTGTTTTGATATTTGGACCATGGTTCCTCTACCTGTAAAGCAAACCTCTTCTTTTTCATTCAGACCCATATAGTGTAAATCCACTGAAGATTTCCCCACACTATTCGCCTTTACACAAACCTTCAGCTGTTCGTCGAAGAATACTTGTTTGACAAAATCACATTGTAAATCTGCAACGACAGGAATCGTATCATGTTCAGGTTTTACCCAGTTTTGCATAAACCCTTTGTGTTTAAAAAATTCGATTCTAGCTTCTTCGAAATAAGTGAATGGAATTGTATTGTTCATATGTCCAAACATATCAGTCTCTGAAAACCGAACCTTTATATGGATTGAAAACGAAAATTCTTTTTGCCATGTTTCTATATCTTCAATGTATGTAAAATGTTTCAAATTGGCTCCTCCTTTTGGTAAATGAATTCAGAATAAGAAAATGAATGACGATTCATTATTTATTATAATCTTTTTCTGAAAAATAAGAAACCTATAAAGGACAAAAAAAGCACTCCCCCGAAGGAAAGTGCTTTAGATGTTTATAATCAATCAACCATGTGGTCGCTTCCGAAGAAGTTTTTAAACATTTGGAAAGTGGTCTCTCTGTTCAGTGCTGCAATCGAAGTCGTTAGAGGAATCCCCTTTGGACATGATTGAACACAGTTTTGAGAGTTCCCGCAGTTTGCAAGGCCACCATCGCCCATGATCGATTCAAGACGCTCATCCTGGTTCATGGCACCCGTTGGATGGGCATTGAACAAACGGACCTGTGATAATGGAGCAGGACCGATGAAGTCCGATTTACTGTTTACGTTAGGACATGCTTCCAAACAAACACCACATGTCATACATTTAGATAATTCATACGCCCATTGACGTTTTTTCTCCGGCATACGCGGTCCGGGACCAAGATCGTATGTTCCATCAATCGGAATCCATGCTTTTACTTTCTTTAAGCTGTCGAACATGCGACTGCGGTCTACCTGCAGGTCACGAACAACAGGGAATGTACGCATAGGCTCCAAGCGGATCGGTTGTTCCAATTGATCAACTAAAGCGGTACAAGACTGTCTTGGTTTCCCATTGATCACCATTGAACAAGCTCCACATACTTCTTCCAAACAGTTCATATCCCAGTTAATCGGAGTAGTTTGTTCCCCTTTTGCATTGACCGGATTACGACGGATTTCCATTAGTGCAGAAATAACGTTCATATTCGGACGGTAATCAAGCTCGAACTCTTCTTGGAAAGGGGCTGTTTCCGGGCCATCTTGACGAGTAATGATAAAACGGACTCTTTTGTTTTCACTCATCATTTATTTCCCCCTTTTTTCTTAGAATAGTCACGCTTACGTGGTGCAATCAGTGAAGTATCTACTTCTTCGTAATGGAATTCAGGAGAATTCGTTGCAGCATTGTATTTAGCCATCGTTGTTTTCAGGAATTCTTCATCATTACGTTCAGGGAAGTCAGGTTTATAGTGAGCTCCACGGCTCTCGTTACGATTTAAAGCACCGATTGTAATGACACGGGCCAGTTGCAGCATGTTCCACAATTGACGGGTGAATGTTGCCCCTTGGTTGCTCCATTTAGCCGTGTCATTGATATTGATGTTTTGGTAACGTTCCATTAACTCCTGGATCTTTTCATCTGTCTGTTTCAGCTTATCGTTATGACGTACAACGGTCACGTTATCCGTCATCCACTCACCAAGTTCTTTATGAATGACATAAGCATTCTCAGTCCCATTCATGGACATGATGTTGTTCCATTTTTCTTCTTCCTGTTTAACATAACGATCGAATAGAGAAGAAGGAACGGATTCAACTGTTTTCTCAAGCCCTGCAATATATTTAATAGCATTAGGACCTGCAACCATACCACCATATATAGCGGATAGTAAAGAGTTCGCTCCTAAACGGTTACCTCCGTGCTGAGAATAATCACACTCACCAGCAGCGAATAAACCAGGGATATTGGTCATTTGATCATAATCCACCCATAGTCCACCCATTGAATAGTGAACAGCAGGGAAGATTTTCATTGGTACTTTACGTGGGTCATCACCCATGAACTTCTCATAGATTTCAATGATTCCGCCAAGCTTAATATCAAGCTCTTTTGAATCTTTATGAGATAGATCCAGGTAAACCATGTTTTCACCGTTAATACCAAGCTTTTGGTTTACGCACACATCAAAGATTTCACGTGTAGCGATATCACGGGGTACAAGGTTTCCGTAAGCGGGATACTTCTCTTCAAGGAAGTACCATGGCTTACCATCTTTATATGTCCAGACTCGTCCACCTTCACCACGGGCCGATTCACTCATGAGGCGAAGCTTATCATCCCCTGGAATGGCTGTCGGGTGAATTTGAATGAACTCACCATTTGCATAGTAAGCACCTTGTTGGTATACGATCGACGCAGCTGAACCTGTATTGATAACAGAGTTTGTGGATTTACCGAAGATAATCCCGGGTCCTCCAGTTGCCATGATCACTGCATCCGCTGCGAACGATTTAATTTCCATCGTTTGAAGGTTTTGAGCAACGATTCCTCTTGCCACTCCTTCGTCATCCACCACGACGCCAAGGAATTCCCAGCCTTCGAACTTATTCACAAGCCCTGCTACTTCATGACGACGAACCTGCTCGTCCAACGCATACAATAATTGTTGACCAGTCGTAGCACCAGCGAAAGCCGTTCTATGATGCTGCGTTCCACCGAAACGGCGGAAATCCAGTAATCCTTCCGGTGTACGATTAAACATGACTCCCATACGATCGAGTAAATGAATAATCCCCGGTGCAGCTTCAGTCATTGCTTTAACAGGCGGTTGGTTTGCTAAGAAATCCCCACCATATACTGTATCATCAAAATGTTCCCAAGGAGAGTCTCCTTCTCCCTTGGTATTAACGGCTCCGTTAATACCACCTTGTGCACATACAGAGTGAGAACGCTTAACGGGTACCAGTGAGAATAAATCTACTTGCGTTCCTTTTTCTGCTGCTTTAATTGTGGCCATCAGGCCGGCTAAACCGCCACCGACAACGATGATTTTGCCTTTACTCATCGTGACTCACTCCTTTTCCTACCATACTTCGAGAGCACTTATTTAATCTATTAGACTTGTATCTATTCTTCTTATACGAAGGCAAAAATTGCACGCATACCGACAACCGATAACGCTACAAAGATTCCGATCGTAACATATGTAGCAATTAATTGAGAACGAGGTGAAACTGTAATTCCCCAGCTCACGCAGAATGACCATAAACCATTCGCAAAGTGGAAGATCGTTGAAAGAACACCCAGTACATAAAACCCTAGCATAAATGGATTAGATAAGATGTTTTCCATCATTTGAAAGTTCACTTCAGCCCCAAATGCTGCTGCTACTCTTGTTTCCCATACATGCCATGTAACAAAAATAAATGTGATTACTCCAGACACACGTTGAAGTAAAAACATCCAGTTACGGAAATAGCCAAACTTACTTGCATTGTTCTTAGAAGTGAATGCAATGTAAA
Coding sequences:
- the tig gene encoding trigger factor; amino-acid sequence: MSAKWEKQEGNQGVLTIEVEAAKVNEGLDAAFKKVVKQVNVPGFRKGKMPRGMFEKRFGVESLYQDALDFILPEAYAKAIEETGIDPIDRPEIDVEQMEKGKELIFTAKVQVKPEVKLGEYKGLEVEKMETEVTAEDVEAELTSLQEKQAELAVKEEGKAEEGDTVTMDFEGFVDGEAFEGGQAENYSLELGSGQFIPGFEEQLIGVASGEEKEVEVNFPEEYHAAELAGKPATFKVKVHEIKAKELPALDDEFAKDADEEVETLAELKEKIEKRLQESKKNEAETAVRETLVNKASDNAEVEIPEVMVKAEVDRMMQEFEQRLQMQGMNLDLYFQFSGQSEEDLRSQMTEDAGKRVRTNLTLEAIAAAENLEVTDEEAEEEVNKMAEQYNMSADNIKQALGGLDTLKADLKVRKAVEFLVENSKTVA
- a CDS encoding tetratricopeptide repeat protein, translating into MTKGNHEGKGKIVQFPGLKDRLLEKGVQALEKGEVHESSQLLTQAYELEPDNPDINTALVLSLYESKQYDKARYICKEMLLEGIGDYFEVVDMYLMILIQLHQHREVVDTINALFDEKEVPFEKEEHFKKLLQFSEKVVNGKASIPEEEASEEDQSSILSGKSLEEQTLIVAQLVQRNIQPFIGELQAVLKDSGAHPFLQTMILNVLREHGMDKEVEVAKFGVEEQVSPAALADVFESDFFKMVTDSLDDLLAQTNPTLFQHAQELLKRHTFLLYPFTLEEEPKAIASVYAYYTAGMFADAILEEELKDQVENTQSQWILTRLKELEEISSPNI
- a CDS encoding metallophosphoesterase, giving the protein MKLLVVSDSHGSKEELLELSEKYHSTVDAMVHCGDSELSADDPALSPYLVVGGNCDMDARLPDDLIEKVEGSSIMVTHGHLYGIKMSLMKLRYKAEEVGAQFVFFGHSHTLGAELINGTLFLNPGSILLPRGRKERTYALVDSNDQDIKVTYLTHDHVVLDELTQSFQL
- a CDS encoding XTP/dITP diphosphatase, which translates into the protein MTKRVIIATKNRGKAKEFQHMFAPYGYEVQTLLDLPHIEDVEETGETFEENAILKAETVARELGVLVIADDSGLAIDALEGRPGVYSARYVGEEKSDEANMDKVLSELASVEESDRTARFHCVLAIAGPNRETSTVTGTCEGMILQEKRGTNGFGYDPIFYVPALGKSLAELTQEEKSQISHRGNALKKLKNIISDFI
- the rph gene encoding ribonuclease PH, translating into MRTDGREKNQLRNIEIETDYVKHPEGSVLITVGETKVICNASIEERVPPFMRNSGKGWITAEYSMLPRATETRNIRESSKGKVSGRTMEIQRLIGRALRSVVDLDALGERTIWIDCDVIQADGGTRTASITGAFVATAMAVAKLQDSKKISSFPLKSFLAATSVGIVEEHGAVLDLNYIEDSSALVDMNIIMTGEGEFVELQGTGEEATFTMDQLKQLLKLGQEGIHELFQIQQQSLGEIVKRFQ
- a CDS encoding GerMN domain-containing protein, which encodes MAKKAKVSIAVTVLASSVYLSGCGLLSFGDNKEKIDPPQDLSYLKEGEKVDTAKGEDAEKEVSKEEANAETVMTELYLIDKNGYVVSQSLPLPGEESVAKQALEYLVVNGPVQNVLPNGFRAVLPADTQVTVDIKDGTAIADFSPEFNNYQPEDEQKILQSVTWTLTQFDSVEKVELRVNGYPLTEMPVNGTPIDEKGLTRKVGINVDTSGVVDPTSTKPLTVYYVSQTDDKTYYVPVTKRVSSNSVDEVTAVVKELIDGPGYSSALASDFTGAKLLDDPKLEDGTVTLNFNEAVYGSLEEKMVSEHMLNSLVLSLTEQKGIKGVSVLVNGEATVVSKDGETITEPVTRPENVNSISF
- the racE gene encoding glutamate racemase, which codes for MIQPIGIIDSGVGGLTVAREVMRQLPKETIYYLGDTARCPYGPRTAQEVKTFTWEMTQYLMQYDMKMLIIACNTATAVVLDEIQTHLDIPVIGVIHPGARAAIKHTHNKRIGVLGTVGTINSGAYVEALHSLHGSLDVTSLACPKFVPLVESGEYNSSMADEIVEETLRPIKDTDIDTLILGCTHYPLLQPKIKAYMGPEISVISSGDETAREVSTILDYYNLLYRGVQKPEHRFFNTGSSAIFSRIASDWLTVGEVKAETIRLQD
- a CDS encoding MarR family transcriptional regulator, which translates into the protein MTNSKEIIGELQVVADIEKDLRYISSIIKQKGREILSQYTITPPQFIALQWLFEYGDMTIGDLSNKMYLACSTTTDLVDRMEKNQLVERVKDENDRRVVRIHMLKEGERIIEEVINKRQNYLQSVLTDFSEQEVLLLKDNLAKLHQEMKPE
- a CDS encoding response regulator transcription factor, whose amino-acid sequence is MKDNDFTHKPLLTKREKEVFELLVQDKTTKEIASDLFISEKTVRNHISNAMQKLGVKGRSQAVVELLRMGELKL
- a CDS encoding thioesterase family protein; translation: MKHFTYIEDIETWQKEFSFSIHIKVRFSETDMFGHMNNTIPFTYFEEARIEFFKHKGFMQNWVKPEHDTIPVVADLQCDFVKQVFFDEQLKVCVKANSVGKSSVDLHYMGLNEKEEVCFTGRGTMVQISKQTGKGVPWTEEMKAKLDCKMAVS
- the sdhB gene encoding succinate dehydrogenase iron-sulfur subunit produces the protein MSENKRVRFIITRQDGPETAPFQEEFELDYRPNMNVISALMEIRRNPVNAKGEQTTPINWDMNCLEEVCGACSMVINGKPRQSCTALVDQLEQPIRLEPMRTFPVVRDLQVDRSRMFDSLKKVKAWIPIDGTYDLGPGPRMPEKKRQWAYELSKCMTCGVCLEACPNVNSKSDFIGPAPLSQVRLFNAHPTGAMNQDERLESIMGDGGLANCGNSQNCVQSCPKGIPLTTSIAALNRETTFQMFKNFFGSDHMVD
- the sdhA gene encoding succinate dehydrogenase flavoprotein subunit is translated as MSKGKIIVVGGGLAGLMATIKAAEKGTQVDLFSLVPVKRSHSVCAQGGINGAVNTKGEGDSPWEHFDDTVYGGDFLANQPPVKAMTEAAPGIIHLLDRMGVMFNRTPEGLLDFRRFGGTQHHRTAFAGATTGQQLLYALDEQVRRHEVAGLVNKFEGWEFLGVVVDDEGVARGIVAQNLQTMEIKSFAADAVIMATGGPGIIFGKSTNSVINTGSAASIVYQQGAYYANGEFIQIHPTAIPGDDKLRLMSESARGEGGRVWTYKDGKPWYFLEEKYPAYGNLVPRDIATREIFDVCVNQKLGINGENMVYLDLSHKDSKELDIKLGGIIEIYEKFMGDDPRKVPMKIFPAVHYSMGGLWVDYDQMTNIPGLFAAGECDYSQHGGNRLGANSLLSAIYGGMVAGPNAIKYIAGLEKTVESVPSSLFDRYVKQEEEKWNNIMSMNGTENAYVIHKELGEWMTDNVTVVRHNDKLKQTDEKIQELMERYQNININDTAKWSNQGATFTRQLWNMLQLARVITIGALNRNESRGAHYKPDFPERNDEEFLKTTMAKYNAATNSPEFHYEEVDTSLIAPRKRDYSKKKGGNK
- a CDS encoding succinate dehydrogenase cytochrome b558 subunit; translated protein: MAGNREFNYRRLHSLLGVIPVGLFLTQHLVVNHFATGGEESFNQAAHFMESLPFRYILEIFIIFLPLYFHAIYGIYIAFTSKNNASKFGYFRNWMFLLQRVSGVITFIFVTWHVWETRVAAAFGAEVNFQMMENILSNPFMLGFYVLGVLSTIFHFANGLWSFCVSWGITVSPRSQLIATYVTIGIFVALSVVGMRAIFAFV